The Clarias gariepinus isolate MV-2021 ecotype Netherlands chromosome 20, CGAR_prim_01v2, whole genome shotgun sequence genome includes the window gaaaGTCCTAGATGAGAGACCTCCATTGATGACGTGTAATAAATAAACTCCAGAATGATTCCTGCTGATGTTCCTGATGGTTAAAGCTCCACTGATTCTGTCGAGCTGCAGTCGCTTTTTAAATCTCTCACTGATTTGTGTAACATTTCTTCCTTCAAACACCTGACTGTTTAATATCTTCTTCTCTGCTTTCTCAGGTCCATAAAACCACAGAATCTGAGCATCACTCTGAATCCCAGTTATCCCAGTATGGAGAGTTATAGTGGTTCCTTCCACTTCCTGCAGTGTGACCGTCTCGTCTCCAGCTGCACACAGTAAACCTGCACCACAGCTTCTTCTTTAGATTCATCATTTCACTAACAAAGTGtactttaaacttaaaattcTTGTGTAAATATCCTTAAATGACTTGACTTCTCTATATTCTgtaggacttttttttatatcattgcACTAAAGCAGGAAATCTTGAACATTTTCCCGCCAAAGATCCTGCCTGTTGTATGAAATATTGACTTTCCACTTTGATGATTACATCTTAGAAAAAGTGGGCTAATATATAGTGTAATTGTAAGCAATGAAATGTGATGgttttatttaagtgttttatgttgattttttttattgtaaatgtgaGTCAATACGTGTCagtgtttttaatttacttttatttgtaagtAAATGTgatattcagtttaatttaataatcattCATCACCATTACTCATTTCGATAATTATCATGTATGATACTGGACTGGACTAGACTGAACATAAGTTTGTGAACCCTCAGGTAGCCGTTATATTACATGGACAGAATAATCTCTTCTTTGGTACTTTTAAGACTTCAAATatctaaaacatattaaattaaTGCTTTGTTGCAGTTCACTCAGCCATCACAATTTCGTCTTAGacgtgtgtgagacagagatcTGAAGACTGTGAACCACACACAAAAGTCTACACTGACTAGGACAACtgtcactgttttttttgtttttttatctttatggtTTACCAGTTTGTATATATTTGGACATGTAAGAAAGAACTGTTAGGTTAAAGTTTAAAACACTGCTTGTCTGCTTAGCCCAGAAAACTGTTACAGAAATCAGTGAGAGATTTAAAGAGCGACTGCAGCTGGACAGAATCAGTGGAGCTTAAACCATCAGGAACATCAGCAGAAATCATTCTggagtttatttattacaagtTCTTACTCCTCGTCTCTCATCCAGGACcttcagtgtcagtgtttatgGTGAGTTTAAGTGTTTTATGCCTCTTTTGTGTCCATATCTCAGTCTTATAATCACCAGTCAGAGCTGAGAGTGGTCCTTCAACATCAGGTTTACAGGTTACAACAATTAGATTAATGAGGTGTGCCTATGCAATAGTTAAGTATGCAATAAGCATACTTTTTATTCTTCGACCAAAAACCATTTGGACCGTTTCTTGCCTCGCAGCTTTAAGACATCACTCACGTGTGTTACACTGTTTCGTGTGGCTTTATGAGGAATGGTGTGcaatgacttttggtagggattcGTCAGACGGTTTTACCCaaattccccccaaaaaacgcTCCAGAAAGTCCCATAGacaacattgagaccaacatcagCTATGACATCATTGCTGTGTCTTTGGCtatgtttacactgcaggtcttgatgcctaattctgatttgttgcctatatctgatttttttgtcCGTCTGTTTACACGCTCTTataactatgactcatatccaatacacgtgtttacacttgccatgccatctgaaacatcgcgcatacttaaagggaggttcttgtgCTACaaactagccaagatagacgaagaTGAAATATGCTTAACGCGCTGctatatatgcaaagttcgcgaatttatatttgatttataactgatttatttccacatatgaaagaggcctgaaaccgatctcgaaatatcggaatgcatgtgttattttttctgtttacacggacatagaacatatccgatatgtgtcacatatgagcaaaaaatcagaactgggtcacatttacctgacagtgtaaacataGCCTATGATGCCACGGCAGGCACCACCACGCACTGAATAATAGCCACTGAATAATAGCCACACCCATTAGAACTGACCCGGCAGTAGCATAGGCACACTTAAAATTTCTTCCGAAATGTTCCCTCTCTAGTTCATTTTAATCTAACAGTTTGACACTTGCACACTTTTGGATCCCaggtaaattttatttaacaatctcttatttttttatttaataaaatgttttatcaaaagttaacaatatacagtattagcctatatatataaacccatctgtaatttttattgcatacctgtttcacagaattttagaatttttattattatttttttattattaggcaTAATTGCATGCCTTgcatggagagagaaagacatttattatttattttactatgaaaaAGGCTGCTATGAGTTAATACAAGCCCTGGACTTTTTGACACTTACCTGTAGATAAATATGAGGGCGAGTAATTTTACTCAAAGTACACATCTTAATGGATTACTTGGGTAATCTTTGCTGTAGAGAAAATCTACTTCAACTCAAGTACAGAATTTGTGtacttttacataaaaaacaataaatttgtaaatttaaaCCGTTCACCATCAAACTACTTACCTGTATATATTTTACTACTTGAAATTTTACTTAGGTTAATTATTACTAGATTTATACACAGGACATTTAGTTGACTTGATTTTAATTcagtattgttatttttaatataatgagatgtgcttatattttatttatttatttatatttaaaagaattcACAGTCAACAGTCCTAAGAGGTCTCAGTAAAAGAGGCAGtaagtaaaagcatttttaaggaTTACAGCTTGCAGAgctatatttctgttttttttttttttttttttttttttgctgcatgcATGCATTTCTAGGCTACTTATTTTCCTGCTATTACACAAGATAAGATTACCAGGCTACCACCTGCTGGAGCCCCTGAGATTTAAGAATGTACTCACcataaacactgacactgaaaGTCCTAGATGAGAGACGAGGTGTAAGAacttgtaataaataaactccAGAATGATTCCTGCTGATGTTCCTGATGGTTAAAGCTCCACTGATTCTGTCCAGCTGCAGTCGCTTTTTAAATCTCTCACTGATTTCTGTAACAGTTTCTCCTTTAAACACCtgactgtttattatattttcctCTGCTTTCTCAGGTCCATAGAACCAGACAATATGAGCATCACTCTGAATCCCAGTTATCCCAGTATGGAGAGTTATAGTGGTTCCTTTCACTTCCTGCAGTGTGACCGTCTCGTCTCCAGCTGCACACAGTAAACCTGCACCACAGCTTCTGCTTCAGATTCAATATTTTGCAGTATACACAAATTATACTGTGCTACAAATTTTTGATTTggcatttaaaaagttttcattgtgttttaatataaacatttcaGTCCGGGAAACTAATATCAGACAACATTTTACAATGCTTACAAAAATGATGGATGGCAGTTTTATGTTCTTTCTGACCAATTTATTTCCTAAAACTCTTTCCATTCACATTTTGAATTTGTTCTCTTATAAAAGAAAGGTACAGACTTACAGCACAGCAGGAGAAGAAGAGTCCTGAGAGTCCTGATTTCTGCTAAAATATCCAGCAGCATTTCTTTCAGTTCTCCTGGATGTCAGTTTCTGGGAAGAATGTTGTGTTCAGTGCAGTTCTGTTGCTGCTGTACACAACCTTCCCTTACTGTTAGCTTAACGTCTTTACTGTCCCACATTCATCAGACCGCTGGGCGGAAGTCCTGTCTCAGTGTGTTCAGTCTGTACGCGCTCACTACACACTTTTACTCTCAGTAATGTGGATTAACTATAAAACACTTTTGAATGTATTTAGTAAAGACAAGTCTTAAAACACTCTCAtatgtctaaaaaaaatttaacaaacaagaTCTCTTGTTGTGTATAACGTTTTGGACTTaaatttgtgttattattttctgtCATTTTATATCATTATGTCCAGACTGTTTATGGAATTTCCACAAATTAGAGAATTGAATTTAGCCTAAGCTTACATGCGTCAGTTTTACAAATATGCATCAGTTTAACATGTGACTGTTACAATTCAGTATAGTGACATTTTAGTAATCTGCATTAGcggatttattttgtaaaaatagacaataaaaaggatttttaaaaaaaaattatttaggtctcaatattactattttaatttagcacagtctttttttttaaaacaaatcaacacatacagtagatgaaaAAAGGTGATGATTTTGCAGTTTAGTCGGCTGTCAGCACTTcccctttactgtgtgtgagagacagagagctgaACACTGAGAACCAAACACAAACCTTTACAACAACTAGAACAACCGTGACTGTTTCATCATTTCCTTTCACACTTAATTGAATATTTTGGGtttatttgtaagttgaaagAGCCAGAATTTcctgtattttaaatatactcTTGAAGAATAGATGTCCAGGATTCTTCCAGGACTTTTTTGTCTCTTATCTTGTTcaatccagtccctgtacctgaacagtttcagaggaatgttttttttttttaagccacatagtgacctatgaatcagttaagcataaaaagcatctaacttaaagcataaaccagtaagaaacaggtgcagatggtgaCAAATTATCAGGCCTGTGATTAGTATATTGCTGATGCTGAAAGCTGAGTGGCTGGAACTGAcgggaggggaaatgaggtcactGCTGcggaggttgttacataaacaaccattttttattgtgtatctTTAGGCATTTTTTTGGCCTATTGTAGGAGTGAGATTCAAGACTTTTAGACAATACTGTAGATGGTTTATTCCCTAATAAACACGTGTAACGTTATGATGAAGAAGCAAAAAGGAAGAACACTGTCCGTGAGTTGATGCCAGACAGTAAATTATAATTACTTACACTTCTATAGCTGAATGCAATAACAGCTGTCaaacagtactgtgtgtgtttaaaggatGGTGATCATTAGGATCAGAATCAAACACCAATAatacatttgcacatttgcacgtgcactttatgttgtctttaaaaatgttatacttagctagttagtttttttgttaatttatgttgtaatttatgttaggtctctctgtcctgtctctgctagccagctaactaggcctcttggttagcaagtttagtgtctatgttaatttatgttgtaaatctatgttgcatgtagcaccttggtcctggaggaacgttgtttcatttcactgtgtactaactgtatatggttgtaatgacattaaagcctacttgaacttgaacttgaacttgatcaTGGCTATTTTAACAGTGTTATTTGGATCTTTACCTTTTTAACTCTCTCTGCTCTGTGAGCTGAGAATATCACCTCAGTGGAAGTCATTTCCTCAAGTTTGTGCAGAAACTACTGAGAAAGAAAGTGATCAATTTCAGTAAACatgacaaacatacagtataaactagACTTAACAAGGAACAGATAGAAGATGTATTTCTCGCCTTGTTGTTTTCTCTTTGTACCCGAACACACACAGATATGGATACCCTGctgaaaaaaacagcatagaccTAGGataccagcaccaaaacacgacatatgctggtataattgctggtcaagctggtcacagctactgtatgctgatctatgctgttttttttcccaccagtATTAGCAGTGTGaccagcataccagcaccagCTTTATGGTGCTACTGGTATTGGGTATTGGGCTTGTGTCTTCCTTGTCTTTGCAGGTTCCGCCCACTTCTGCCATTGCCAGAAATCTATTGGCTGTTGCTCTGCCTGTCCTTTGTTGGTCCCGCCTCCTCCCAGATGATTGGTCCTCCAGGCAACCCAGAGGCCTACTTAAGGCCTACTTAAGGCCTTCAGACCACCATGCTACAGACCTTGTTTTTTGCTTACTGTTTATCCAATACTTTATCCTGAATGTTATTCTGTGTATGACCCCTTTGCTACGTTCTGACTACTCTTAGATACTTTTGATAGTTGCTTGGTTTTTGTTTGCCTATTCCGTGCATGACccttttgcttgttttgactatgcttttgtgtttgccctctttgttttgtttgtttagtttgtaaatacttttgtatatatttgtatttatttctttattaagtGGCTTAGTAAGAAGTCGACGCCATTTTGTTTGccccttgtttttttcttggtttgtgGTTAGTTAGGAAGTAAGGGAAGAgtcttgtttttctgtttctttatttttggtgCAGGTAAGTTGTCACTTTTGGTACTAGGTAGAtggaattttgtttattgttttggccttgtcgGCTTCTGAAGCTTACAGCCACCTTTTGGGGATTTGCTTATTTCACcttgctgtaaaataaacactaagcaaACGCACTTTTGGTCTtaccccttttttttctcttttcactcCTGTTATGGCCCGACCTAGACCGGGGAGTAACAGACACATTCACACGTCACTGCAGGTTTATGGGCCTGAAGTAGTTCTTCTTATATTCTtcttacttataaacatataaatgtcacCACTTTCACCTAGTGCAAAGTAAATGTCCACGATTGAGGGATGATATACACAAAAGCCATATTCATGGCATCCTGTAAATGTGGCCGTGCATACAGACATTTAGGGTGTTAGGTTTGTAAAAGCCCACTTTTACACcctatacacagtcatacattttttttgtgcctCTCTCGAAAAGCAGTTTTTGTTTAACTGAAGAATGAATATTGCATACCTGGCATTtcttaggtgtttttttttttttttgctgcttaccATAAACTGATTCGCAATGAACACAGACCCTGTAACCAGCAGTGGTAACATTCCTGGCATTCCTGGCCTGGCTGAGGTCAGTCCATGTGCTGGTTGTATGCAGTCACAGGTAAATCCTTATCGTGTGGGCAACCGCTTAAAAATACAAGAGATCCATCCCGAATCCAGACCCCTATCCGGGTCCAGATTCCCATGCGGGCAGGAATCGCAGAGTCTGTGTTTTCAATAACATAGTAATGGTCTGTTTGTATCTTGCCtgcttgtttgcatttggtctCTATAAAACAAGTGGCTAAACATTTTCACCGTcacaactgtttttaaaaaaggaaaaagaaacaagcaTGATAATAAAATCACTGTATACTATTATCAATAACTATTGACCATGGATAaagagaacacaagcttttttaatgttatacaacaatttatactttttgcattacaatttacatttacaccttAATATCACAAACTAaagtgtttgtgctaaataacatatagatagcagtgttataagctaaccaaaaacTGAACCAAATAGCTACCCTAACATAAAGCTAACCAAAACCGggtgataatatatatatatatatatatatatatatatatatatatatatatatattaagctGATACTGATAACCACCTGtaatctatatactgtaaggcattagcttagccaccatGAGCTAACCTGTTTGTGCTAAGCTACGTAAGGCAGTATGTTGGCATGAtttagcagtgttatctacatgctaacTAAACCATATAAGTGACATTAAATGACAATGTTTCACATAAACTGGCAAAAGCTTGTGAGaaaatgaggaaaaataaaatattagttttatattatcagaataaggatTATATAAGATTTAATAACTTACCTATGGTAACAGCTTGCTGGATTCTCCTTCTTCGTTCCCTGTTGGAGTCTCAGTGTTGTTCTGAGGTAAATCTAAACTCCTCCCAcattccagaacattctgtagagcTTCAGAAACCTGTACAGTGCGTGACATCTTCCACACATGCAGGAAACCTATCGCCTCtactgtgtgcgcgcgcgtgtgtgtgataTAAATCATGCTGGTCTATGCTGGATTTTTCAGCAGGGTATTATTAATAAGAGGAAAACTCCAGCAGATATCAGGACACAAAGCAGTGTATAGGAACGGTCACCTTCCACTGTAAAGACTTTGATATAATCATTATGTATATAGATGTGACACAGACATGAGCTGCACAATGTGACATAAATACCAAACCACCAATTCGCTCTGCTGTACCTGAACGATGATTACAGAGCTGTGTAATGCATAGGGGATTTGTTTTAACGTGGACAGGGTTTGCAGACAcattactgttgcatttgatgaaaGAAAAAGGCCTTATAAAGTAACATTGTGATCAAAAAGCTTGGTTAGAGCTGCATGTTGTCCAAACTCCACTTCAGAACATGCATaatagtcaccatttaaatctacaaactgataaagggcagtcaaataggatctgggccaggagagggctgtccCCTTAATTCCTACAACATTTCCCAATCTacgaagaagaatactatgatcaatggtgtcaaaaggcGTCGACTCTGATCAgagccaataggaggtcattaactactttaacaagtgctgtctctgtgctgtgatgaggcctaaaccctaactgatacagtttgtttatgctatttctgtgaatgtagatatgaacatggCTGCTGTGCTACAACCTTTTCCAGAATCtcagagataaaggggaggtttacAGCTGACAGGGCTCGAGCCCAGAGTCcctaattagtggtttaataactgctaagattttggaacatacccactgctaagtgaaaagttatttattttcaacagaggttctgttattgctggtactatctgcttGAGTAAATGTGTCGGTATACTGTAGAATCTAATACACAGGTTGATGATTTTGCAGAataagtgaaattagtttattctcttcaagggTGAATAAAGTcctcagtactgtatgttgttgttgtggagatgcAGTAGTATTGTTTCTAGTTAATTTaactacggtattaaataaaaattgagggTTATTTTTGTTAGCTTCTATAGTggagtggagagatacaatgatctagcagcactaagagcttttttatagttcaggatTTTCTCCTTCCATACTATTTGGAATACTAATATCTTTAATGCCATTTGCATTCTAATTTCCGGGCGGTTTGTTCTAATGTAcatgtgtggtcattataccagggagcgagtttcttatctctaattatCTTCggtttaactggagctacattatctaaggtataacgaaaTGTTGACTCTCAACATTCATTCGTTTGATTGAGTTCTATGGGGTCAGACGTCAATCCAATCCAAGTTGACagctctgggagattactgataaagctctgtgtgatataaatgtacatttaatgcCGTAGTGTGGcactgtgcgtacattattactatgacacactttaattaagATAAgttagtgatctgagataagtTCAGACTttggaattgtaattatatttcttatactgaatccgaaggataatattaaatctaaagtgtgacctgcattaggagtgggtcctactacacactgatttattccTATTAAGCCCAGTATGGATATAAATGCcattctcagagggtcttctggattctcaaaatgaatattaaagtctccagcaattaacgctttgacTACAGAAAAGACCAGGTTTGAGAGAAATTCTGCAAAATCACACTGGATTTTGCAgtacggccctgggggtctgtaaatgataattactGGGATTGACTGAGCAGATCTTatatttgtagctacatttGATATGTTACCATAGAGGACATAAATAACTGCGATGCCTCCTCCTTTACCAGTTAGCCAAGGCTGGTGTTTGTAGCTGTATCTAGGAGAACTatcttcatttagagctacatactcgttctCTTTAattcaggtttctgttaaacacaaTATATGAAACTCCTGATCTTTGAGAGTTTCATTAAcagtaactgctttagatgtaaaagatctaatatttaacagtccttaATTTTTGGtctctatattaattaaattattacaacAGAATTTCTGAGTCTTTCTTAATTTTTGTTCAGCTTGGGGAACAGACACACTCTCGATATAGTAAAGCCTGGATGATGACTctttgcagctagcagacggttggtttagcctgtttgtctgctccctggGCTGGGCTCTGGGTAGTCATCAATTAACTTGGCtccttctgagactatgagctatgctacaagaaataaaaacagcacctTCTAGAGTATGATGGACCTTGTCCCGCCCTAACATggcagctttgccctcaaaggtacTCCAATTATCTATAAAGTCCACATTATTTTCAGAGCatcacctggacatccagctgTTCAAaaaccataacctgctgtaagctttgTTGCCACGTCGCATTGGGATGGGGCACGAGCATATTACTTTATCAGACATTGCctttgctaatttaaacacctctgtgaagttattcttgctaacctATGACTGGCGAAGGTATATATTGTAAGCTTGAGCATGTatcactatcttagagaacctatgctATTCTAGAGTTCTAAGATTACTTGCTATGTCTTGTGCTCTGGCTCCctggatacacctaaccactgccactagtgcccctaaaggcctagctaatGTCATGTGCCTCAGAGGATGCATCACTAaagagagcaaacctgttggacacatgAAGTGCAAAGGATGTGTGCTCCGGTCGGCTAATCTTACCCTTAGCTTTGACACCCAGACTTTCTGCTACAACAATGATGCTGCTCTCACCCTGTCTAAACCCCTCTAAGGCTAATATCTTCAGCATTTACCATCCTGGACATCTGCACTACTCCCTACAGATTTGGATTGCTCTGAAAAGACTCCTGCATGCCACAAGCCAAAGAGAAGTGGCCATCTGCCAGACCTGGCTGCCTCCCATGCTTTCCTCTCCACACCTGGCCAAAGACTTTGAATCACCTTAGCATGAAGGCTGCACTTCACCCCCTACCTTACCACCGAGGATGGATGGCCAAGGCGAAAGTGGAATATGCTTCGCTTCCCCCTGCTGACAGGAGAAACTCAACAAGCATACTTCGGCCTTTCTCTTGATGAGGCCAAAGACTGTTACTGTATGAAGGCAGAAAAATCCTGGAGATGATCCAAAAGCACTTAACACcagtacatttatttacatttaagcatttggcacacactcttatccagagtgagttacaaaaagtgctttgaagtttgtGTCAtcggatagatacttacactggtttactaggttactaactaagtgtcATACATAGTTAGGAAGAGATTGTTGTGGGGAGTGGGGGAATGAGTCCaagtattgaagaaacagatacaTCTTGAGTCATCATTTAAAGATTGTCAAAGACTCGACTGTATGGATATCAAAAAAAAGttcgttccaccacctaggtgccagaacagaaagagtctggatgaatgtcaTCCTctatccctgagagatggtggagcAGTGCTGAAGGATCGAaaggaacgtggtgcagtgcgtggtgtgattagagcagagagaaaagtaggtgctgggccatttttagctttgtaggcaagcatcagggatttaaatttgatgtgggcagctacaggaagccagtgcaggaagCGGAAatgtggggtggtgtgggagaacctTGAAAAGGTTGAAAATGAGATGTGTTGCTGAATTCTGAATGagctgcagaggacgaatggtGGCCAGAGGgagacctgccaggagtgagttgcagtagtccagccttgaaataacaagggactgaacaagcaccggAATAgcatgtgaagaaagaaatggatgtattcttctgatgttgtaaagaaaaaatcaacatgtctggggaaaatgacagatgattgtccacagttATCCTAAGACTGCGGGCAGTaactgaaggagtgatttgttTATTGTCCAAGgttatcacaaggtcttgacctggggatgagtcaccAGGGATTAACAGCAATTTGGTTTTactcagattgagcttcagctgttGAGCTGCCATCCAGAATGAAATGTCTGCTAGACATACTGAGATCCAGGTGAAAACCTGAGTATCTGAGGGGGGAAATGAGAAAATAAGTTGTGTGttatctgcataacaatggtatgaaaatccatgcgattatatgaccttaccaagagaccggatttagagggagaacagaagaggaccaagtactgagctctgtgggacaccagtagagagtctgcaTGGGGCAGATGTGGATTCCCTCCACATCACCttatatgacctatcttctagataggaagcaaaccattgccatgtTGTTCCACAGATTTTAAGGCTTGTAAGGATAGATAATAGAATCGTGTAGTTCACTGTGTCAAAtccagctgacaggtccaggaggatgaggataGATGAAAATTTAGTAGATTTAGTAGCATGGAGTTTTTCAGtgactaatttttatttttattctttagaaGGGCAATCTCTGCGAAATGTGccacttttaaattattattattattattattattattacattgaatccagattggttgaaATCATTATGGTTGGTTTGTGAGCGATGAAGAGACTTTTGGTTATAGACCatcctttcaagaattttggaaataaaagaaagaagtgATACCGGGTGACAGTTGTTAACTTCTGCTGGATCCaagcagggtttcttgaggatgggaataacccttgccttcttaaaagcagcaggaacatgaccagatgatatggaatggttgatgatggttgtggtgaagggaagaaGGTCTCCaggtgagatggcctggagcattgtaaAAAGGATTGtttctaatgaacaggtggttgGGTTGGTTAATGAgactgaatctcatcagatgacaggttggagaattctgctaagggagaGAATGAAAGGTCCAGAAGTTCTGGTGTAGGAGTTGGGTTGGGAACAAAAgactggtggattgctgcaattTTCCCATCATAGAATGTGGCAAAGtcatcagcagtcagagagaaTGGGGCCGGAGAAGCATTTGGGTTGTATGGAAAAGatattgtggagtttgccaggatcatgtgcagaggcttccagcttTTCTCTGTAGAAggcagttttggcagaagttatgtcacatgagaatttgaagagaagagtctggtaagagacaAGATCTGTATCAAGCtacttcttccatcttctctctgctGTTCTTAACTCTTTCCTGTTGTTGCTCAATACATCGGATAGCCATTGAGCAGGACAAGAAGTCTTCCTTGGTTTAAAGGATAGAGGGCataggagatctatggatg containing:
- the LOC128508436 gene encoding uncharacterized protein LOC128508436 encodes the protein SQVFKGETVTEISERFKKRLQLDRISGALTIRNISRNHSGVYLLQVLTPRLSSRTFSVSVYGLLCAAGDETVTLQEVEGTTITLHTGITGIQSDAQILWFYGPEKAEKKILNSQVFEGRNVTQISERFKKRLQLDRISGALTIRNISRNHSGVYLLHVINGGLSSRTFSVSVYAGDETVTLQEVEGTTITLHTGITGIQSDVYIVWFYGPEKAEEKILNSQVFKGETVTEISERFKERLQLDRISGALTIRNISRNHSGVYLLHIINGGLSSRTFSVSVYGK